Proteins encoded together in one Triticum dicoccoides isolate Atlit2015 ecotype Zavitan chromosome 7B, WEW_v2.0, whole genome shotgun sequence window:
- the LOC119337495 gene encoding protein NUCLEAR FUSION DEFECTIVE 4-like: MRGPGAVKAGSRPPWLGLSAAVWVQVAGGASSTFALYSHALKLALGVDQRRLALLAVACDVGENLGLLPGVLCNRLHPALLLLIGAAACVLGYGTTWLTVSGAAPALPYWLVWLALCLAANSGAWLGTAVLVTNMRNFPLSRGAVAGILKGYAGLSAAVYTEIYTGILHDSAASLLLLLALGVPSVCFLTMYFVQPCQPSLVPNSSEQVHFLFTQIGSIVLGVYLVGATVLDHVVTLSDAVNYSLVVIMVLLLFAPVAIPLKMTLFPSNRRKGPSDSSGADSDHTEPFLPPSASGSNLNDLDDEDSFDIDILYAEGEGAVKQTRRRPKRGEDFRFREALLKADFWLLFAVYFIGVGSGVMVLNNLAQVGIAAGAVDTTISLSLFSFCNFFGRLGGGAISEYLVRSWTIPRTALIICTQVVMIFTYLLFALGLHSTLHVAVALLGICYGIQFSAMISASSELFGLKHFGKIYNFISLGNPLGALLFNSLAGYFYDLEVEKQHATTTDFDVACHGPNCFRLTFFILSGMACLGTLLSIVLTVRIRPVYQMLYAGGSFSQPRSSAH, from the exons ATGCGGGGGCCGGGGGCGGTGAAGGCGGGGAGCCGGCCGCCGTGGCTGGGGCTGAGCGCGGCGGTGTGGGTGCAGGTGGCGGGGGGAGCCAGCTCCACCTTCGCGCTCTACTCGCACGCGCTCAAGCTCGCGCTCGGGGTCGACCAGCGCCGCCTCGCGCTGCTCGCCGTCGCCTGCGACGTCGGGGAGAACCTCGGCCTGCTCCCGGGCGTCCTCTGCAACCGCCTCCACCCGGCCCTGCTCCTCCTCATCGGCGCCGCCGCCTGCGTCCTCGGCTACGGCACCACCTGGCTCAccgtctccggcgccgccccggcacTGCCCTACTGGCTG GTATGGTTGGCATTGTGCCTTGCTGCAAACAGTGGCGCGTGGTTGGGGACTGCCGTTTTGGTGACCAACATGAGGAACTTCCCACTCAGCAGAGGTGCTGTTGCCGGCATCCTTAAAGGCTACGCCGGTCTAAGCGCTGCCGTCTACACCGAAATATACACCGGCATACTTCACGATTCGGCCGCGAGCCTTTTGCTTTTGCTCGCTCTCGGGGTACCTTCTGTGTGTTTTCTGACAATGTACTTTGTTCAACCCTGTCAACCCTCTCTGGTGCCGAATTCTTCAGAGCAAGTTCACTTCCTGTTCACACAAATCGGGAGTATTGTTCTTGGGGTTTATCTTGTTGGGGCCACAGTATTGGATCATGTCGTAACACTTAGTGATGCAGTGAACTATTCTCTGGTTGTTATTATGGTCCTTCTCCTCTTTGCGCCGGTTGCAATACCCTTGAAAATGACATTGTTTCCAAGTAACCGAAGAAAAGGCCCGTCGGACTCTTCCGGCGCTGATAGTGATCATACAGAACCATTTCTTCCACCTTCTGCCTCCGGATCAAACCTTAATGATCTAGACGATGAGGATTCCTTTGATATTGATATTCTCTATGCGGAGGGTGAAGGGGCTGTAAAGCAAACGAGAAGAAGACCAAAAAGAGGAGAGGACTTCAGATTTCGTGAAGCGCTGCTCAAGGCAGATTTTTGGCTTCTCTTCGCAGTATATTTCATCGGTGTTGGATCTGGAGTCATGGTCCTTAACAATCTTGCACAAGTTGGAATTGCAGCAGGTGCTGTGGACACCACTATATCGCTCTCTCTGTTCAGTTTCTGCAACTTTTTTGGCCGTTTGGGAGGTGGTGCTATTTCTGAGTATCTTGTCAG GTCATGGACAATTCCCCGGACAGCattgattatatgcacccaagttgtGATGATATTTACATACCTGCTCTTTGCATTGGGTCTCCACTCTACACTTCACGTCGCCGTTGCCTTGCTTGGCATATGCTACGGTATCCAGTTCTCAGCGATGATCTCAGCATCATCAGAGCTGTTTGGGTTGAAGCACTTTGGGAAGATCTACAACTTCATCTCGCTCGGGAATCCACTCGGCGCGCTCCTGTTCAACAGTCTCGCGGGATATTTCTATGACCTCGAGGTGGAAAAGCAGCATGCCACGACAACAGACTTCGACGTCGCGTGCCATGGCCCCAATTGCTTCAGGCTCACGTTCTTTATTCTGTCCGGCATGGCCTGTCTGGGCACACTGCTGAGCATAGTTCTGACCGTGAGGATCCGACCAGTTTATCAGATGCTCTATGCCGGTGGATCCTTCAGCCAGCCCCGGAGCTCCGCGCATTGA
- the LOC119338590 gene encoding histone H3.3-like has product MAPAAMHAARKSAPATGGVKKPHRFRPGTVALREIRKYQKSTELLIRKLPFQRLVREIAQDFKTDLRFQSSAVSALQEAAEAYLVGLFEDTNLCAIHAKRVTIMPKDIQLARRIRGERA; this is encoded by the exons ATGGCCCCTGCAGCCATGCAC GCGGCGCGCAAGTCGGCGCCGGCCACCGGCGGCGTGAAGAAGCCGCACCGCTTTCGCCCGGGCACCGTGGCGCTGCGCGAGATCCGCAAGTACCAGAAGAGCACGGAGCTGCTCATCCGCAAGCTCCCCTTCCAGCGCCTGGTGCGGGAGATCGCGCAGGACTTCAAGACGGACCTccggttccagagctccgccgtgtCGGCGCTGCAGGAGGCCGCCGAGGCATACCTGGTGGGCCTGTTCGAGGACACCAACCTCTGCGCCATCCACGCCAAGCGCGTCACcatcatgcccaaggacatccagCTCGCCCGCCGCATCCGTGGGGAGCGCGCCTAG